Proteins from a single region of Artemia franciscana chromosome 2, ASM3288406v1, whole genome shotgun sequence:
- the LOC136034107 gene encoding SAP30-binding protein-like, which produces MSNSLASLTAQYTDSEGEEEKMEPEDMSLGTQSTRSSPMQDSNLNSPASVLHKDSSLPKLAQYDFSDGEERSESEEELGIGSVEVTDYRSSSVSTSPREQEEVQRKTEADYWLPPEPSSKCPGRLQARVSEMYERKIRDGIDYNAKIQELKSFRNPSIYEKLLEYCDVDELGTNYPEDLYPSHSWWGKESYYEALAKAQKEEMDKREKERKEKLAKGQKETGPVQKSPTAEEKRKSKWDQVGSSIGLAQSAAAPKPTLASFGSLKKSKP; this is translated from the coding sequence ATGTCCAATTCACTTGCTTCATTAACTGCTCAATACACAGACTCTGAAGGAGAAGAGGAGAAAATGGAACCTGAAGACATGAGCTTGGGAACACAATCCACGAGATCATCTCCAATGCaagattcaaatttaaatagtCCGGCATCCGTATTGCACAAAGACAGCTCACTACCAAAGCTGGCTCAATATGACTTTTCTGATGGTGAAGAAAGATCTGAAAGTGAAGAAGAGTTAGGCATTGGCTCTGTCGAAGTGACTGACTATAGAAGCTCAAGCGTGAGCACATCACCCAGAGAACAAGAGGAAGTACAACGTAAAACAGAAGCAGATTATTGGCTTCCGCCTGAGCCATCATCAAAGTGCCCAGGAAGACTGCAAGCACGTGTTAGTGAGATGTATGAACGGAAAATTAGAGATGGTATTGACTATAATGCTAAAATACAAGAATTGAAGTCTTTTAGGAATCCTAGtatatatgaaaaacttttaGAGTATTGTGATGTTGATGAATTGGGTACAAATTACCCTGAAGACCTTTATCCTTCTCATAGCTGGTGGGGTAAAGAGTCTTATTATGAAGCACTTGCCAAAgctcaaaaagaagaaatggataaaagagaaaaagaaaggaaagaaaagcTAGCCAAAGGTCAAAAGGAAACCGGCCCTGTCCAGAAATCTCCCACAGcagaagaaaagagaaaatctAAATGGGATCAAGTTGGGTCATCCATAGGTTTAGCCCAATCTGCAGCAGCACCCAAACCAACCCTTGCATCTTTTGGTTCACTCAAAAAGTCCAAACCCTGA